The region GGTACTGGGCCTACCCCACGCCGGAACGGGTCGCGGGCACCCGGGCGTCGCGGATCCGCGCGCTCGGGATCAGCACGGGCAAGGGGCATGCGATCCTGACCATCGCCCGACGCCTGCGCGACGGCCGCCTGACCGCGGCACGCCTCGCGGCGATGCCGTCCGAGGACGCGATCGCCACGATGAGCGCGCTGCCCGGGATCGGACGTTGGACGAGTGAATGGGTGCTGCTCCGCGGACTGCGCCGCTTCGACATCGTCCCCGCCGGGGATCTCGCGGTGCGCAAAGCGGTCGCGTGGTCGCTCGGGCGCCGGCGGCTCCTCACGGAGCGGCAGGTGCGGTCCGCAAGTCGGGCGTGGGCGCCGTACCGCGGCCTCGTCGCCTACCGCATGCTGCACGCCCATCGCCAGGCGGTCGGCTAGCCGTGTCTTCGACTCCCGCCGACGAGCTCCGGCGCCGCGCCGCCGCGCTGCAACGTCATCTCCGAGATCTCGACCTCCATGCCGCGCTGATCACCCAGAACGCGGACCTCTTCTACTTCGCCGGCAGCATGCAGAGCGGTGTGCTCGTCGTGCCGGCCGCCGGCCGCCCCGTCTACGGGGTCCGGCGGGTCTTCGAGCGCGCGACGCGCGAGAGCGCGCTCGAGCGGATCGTGCCGCTCGCCAGCCTGCGGGACCTCGCAGCCCTGGTGCGCGACGCTGCCGGCGGACCGGTCGAACGTGTCGGCATGGAACTGGATGTGCTGCCTGTGACGGTCCGCGACCGCTTCGCGGCGACATTGGACGGCGTCACGGTCGCGGACATCTCGTCGTCGATCCGCCTCGTGCGCGCCGTGAAGTCACCGTACGAGATCGATCGGATCCGGGCCGCGGCGTCCCTGGCCAACGAGATGCTCAAGGAAGCCGTGCGCACCCTCCGCCAGGGGATGACGGACTTGGCGTTCGCGGCCGGGATCGAGGCCGCCGCGAGGCGCCTCGGCCATCAGGGCATCGTCCGCACCCGCGGCTTCAACCAGGAAGCCTACTACGGCCATGTGTTTTCGGGCGAGGCCGCAGCGGTCCCGAGCTTTCCCGACCTACCCCTCGGCGGTGTCGGTCCGAGCGCCGCGGTGCCGTACGGCGCCGGGCATCGCCGCATCGTGGCGGGAGAGCCGGTGATCGTGGACTATGTCGGCGCCGTGGACGGCTACCTCTGCGACCAGACGCGGACCCTCGCGATCGGGACGCTTTCCCAGAAGCTCCTTGACGCCCACGACGCCGCGGTCGAGATCCTCCGGGAGGTGGAGGCCGAGATCCGGCCGGGCGTCACCCCGGAGCGCCTGTTCCGTCTCGCCGTCGAGCGCGCCGGTGCGCGGGGGTACGCCGACGCGTTCATGGGTGCCGGCCGGTTCCGCGTGCGGTACGTCGGGCACGGCGTGGGCCTGGAACTCGACGAGTGGCCGGTCCTCGCGGACGGCTTCACCGCCCCGCTCGAGCCCGGGGTGGTCTTCTGCGTGGAGCCGAAGATCGTCTTCCCCGGCGAAGGGGTCGTCGGGATCGAGGATCAGTTCGCGGTCACGGCGGACGGCGCCGAGCGGCTGACGCTGCCGGAGCAGCGGCTGTTCCCCGTGTAGCCGAGCATCGCGATCAACGGATGCGCGCGGCGGCGGCTCCCGTCGGGGGCCGCGGCTCCCTCCACTACTCCAACGAGAAGTTGTCGCCGATGCCGCGCGCCAGGGCGTGTTCGTAGGCCAGCCGCGCCGACGCAACGTCTTCCACCGCCAGGCCGACGGACTCGAACAGCGTGATCTCGTCGGGACCGGTCCGCCCAGGATGCATGCCGGCGAACACCTCGCCCACCTCCGCCAGCACGTGGGCCTCAGTGAGCTCGCCCGCCCGCACCGGCATCACCAGATCACCCGCCTCCGCCACCGCGCTCGCTCGGGAGTCCACGAACAGGTGCGATCGCGACACCGCGTCGGTGTCGAGCTCGCGCCAGTC is a window of bacterium DNA encoding:
- a CDS encoding Xaa-Pro peptidase family protein — translated: MSSTPADELRRRAAALQRHLRDLDLHAALITQNADLFYFAGSMQSGVLVVPAAGRPVYGVRRVFERATRESALERIVPLASLRDLAALVRDAAGGPVERVGMELDVLPVTVRDRFAATLDGVTVADISSSIRLVRAVKSPYEIDRIRAAASLANEMLKEAVRTLRQGMTDLAFAAGIEAAARRLGHQGIVRTRGFNQEAYYGHVFSGEAAAVPSFPDLPLGGVGPSAAVPYGAGHRRIVAGEPVIVDYVGAVDGYLCDQTRTLAIGTLSQKLLDAHDAAVEILREVEAEIRPGVTPERLFRLAVERAGARGYADAFMGAGRFRVRYVGHGVGLELDEWPVLADGFTAPLEPGVVFCVEPKIVFPGEGVVGIEDQFAVTADGAERLTLPEQRLFPV